From Solwaraspora sp. WMMD1047, the proteins below share one genomic window:
- a CDS encoding general stress protein, giving the protein MRPGMPGMPGGTNLPPGPAGGTSAPADYGDLAYGDAAGQPTVTMASYPDYPSAQQAVDYLADNRFPVERTAIVGTDLTLVETVLGRMTTGRAALAGAATGAWFGLFIGLLFGIFTIGNWLAVILAGLVIGALWGAIFGGIAHAMTGGRRDFTSASSLRANRYAVTVDANFADQARQLLARMNWRPAETAH; this is encoded by the coding sequence ATGCGGCCAGGTATGCCGGGTATGCCTGGTGGCACCAACCTGCCACCCGGACCCGCCGGCGGCACCTCCGCGCCGGCCGACTACGGCGACCTGGCCTACGGCGATGCCGCCGGGCAGCCGACCGTCACGATGGCGTCCTACCCGGACTACCCGTCGGCGCAGCAGGCGGTCGACTACCTGGCCGACAACAGGTTTCCAGTCGAACGGACCGCCATCGTCGGTACCGACCTGACGCTCGTCGAGACGGTGCTGGGCCGGATGACCACCGGCCGTGCGGCACTGGCCGGTGCGGCGACCGGCGCCTGGTTCGGTCTCTTCATCGGACTGCTGTTCGGCATCTTCACCATCGGAAACTGGCTGGCCGTCATTCTCGCCGGTCTGGTCATCGGTGCCCTCTGGGGCGCGATCTTCGGCGGTATCGCGCACGCGATGACCGGCGGCCGGCGCGACTTCACCTCGGCCAGCTCACTGCGGGCCAACCGGTACGCGGTGACCGTGGACGCCAACTTCGCCGACCAGGCCCGGCAGCTGCTGGCCCGGATGAACTGGCGACCCGCCGAGACGGCGCACTGA
- a CDS encoding glycoside hydrolase family 6 protein: MRARTALTAVIATSTMALAVATVTGVGLLRPSPAEAADSVFYVDPQTQAARWVAANPGDSRAAVIRDRIANVPAARWFTQHNPNTVRNEVSSFVGAAAAAGKIPIMVIYNIPDRDCNNHSAGGAPNHGEYRRWIDEVAAGIGGRAATVVVEPDVLALMTSCQNSSQQAETTASVAYAGQRIKAASSQARVYFDASNSAWLPAGEMASRLVRAQVASSADGIALNVSNYRSNAETIPYARSVLNGIGASHLKAVIDTSRNGNGPVGTEWCDPPGRAIGVPSTTNTGDSAIAAFLWVKLPGEADGCIASAGQFVPQRAYDLAIAAGPVPTTPPVTTPPPVTTPPPSTTAPPTTPPPGNGACRVAYTTNQWSGGFTADVRVTNGGSALSSWTLTFTVGSNVQLSNGWNGTWSQSGSTITVRNAAWNGSLPAGGTASVGYQGTYSGSTLPAASSFALNGSACTAG, translated from the coding sequence ATGCGCGCGAGAACCGCACTCACCGCGGTCATCGCCACCAGCACCATGGCACTTGCTGTAGCCACCGTGACCGGTGTCGGACTACTGCGACCCAGCCCCGCTGAGGCCGCCGACTCAGTATTTTACGTCGATCCGCAGACGCAGGCCGCCCGCTGGGTGGCCGCGAACCCGGGCGACTCGCGGGCCGCCGTGATCCGGGACCGGATCGCGAACGTGCCGGCGGCCCGCTGGTTCACCCAGCACAACCCGAACACCGTCCGCAACGAGGTGAGCTCATTCGTGGGCGCCGCCGCGGCGGCCGGCAAGATCCCGATCATGGTCATCTACAACATCCCCGACCGGGACTGCAACAACCACAGCGCGGGCGGGGCCCCGAACCACGGCGAGTACCGCCGGTGGATCGACGAGGTGGCCGCCGGGATCGGCGGCCGGGCCGCCACCGTCGTCGTGGAGCCGGACGTGCTGGCCCTGATGACCAGCTGCCAGAACTCGTCCCAGCAGGCCGAGACCACCGCCTCGGTGGCGTACGCCGGGCAGCGGATCAAGGCGGCCTCCTCGCAGGCGAGGGTCTACTTCGACGCCTCGAACTCGGCCTGGCTGCCGGCCGGGGAGATGGCCAGCCGGCTGGTGCGGGCGCAGGTCGCCAGCAGCGCCGACGGCATCGCCCTGAACGTCTCGAACTACCGCAGCAACGCCGAGACGATCCCGTACGCCAGGTCGGTCCTCAACGGAATCGGCGCCTCGCACCTCAAGGCCGTCATCGACACCAGCCGCAACGGCAACGGCCCGGTCGGCACCGAGTGGTGCGACCCGCCCGGCCGGGCGATCGGAGTGCCGAGCACCACGAACACCGGTGACAGCGCCATCGCGGCGTTCCTCTGGGTGAAGCTGCCGGGCGAGGCGGACGGCTGCATCGCCAGCGCCGGCCAGTTCGTCCCGCAGCGGGCCTACGACCTGGCGATCGCGGCCGGCCCGGTGCCGACCACGCCGCCGGTCACCACCCCGCCGCCGGTCACCACCCCGCCGCCGAGCACGACCGCTCCGCCCACCACCCCGCCGCCGGGCAACGGCGCCTGCCGGGTCGCCTACACCACCAACCAGTGGTCGGGTGGCTTCACCGCCGACGTCCGGGTGACAAACGGCGGTTCCGCGCTGAGCAGCTGGACCCTGACCTTCACGGTCGGCTCGAACGTCCAGCTCAGCAACGGCTGGAACGGCACCTGGAGCCAGTCGGGCAGCACCATCACGGTGCGCAACGCCGCCTGGAACGGTTCGCTGCCGGCCGGCGGCACCGCCAGCGTCGGCTACCAGGGCACGTACAGCGGCAGCACGTTGCCGGCCGCGAGTTCGTTCGCCCTCAACGGAAGTGCCTGCACGGCCGGCTGA
- a CDS encoding FAD-dependent oxidoreductase — translation MTGNGRTQVVVVGAGIAGLACAAELRSAGVPVRLRERSRVPGGRLASRRLDGRPADLGAAYFTVDDPGFADLVRRWQAAGLAREWTDTFVAYECGAGGEPAGGPRPVPGPMRWAAPAGLRSLAEQLAADLPVETGAPVERIEPGPLVDGEPARAVVLAMPGPQAARLLDPRLTAAVAAAGGQRWSPVLAVVLRYADRDWADFDGAFVNGHPVLGGIWDDGARRGDGAAVLVAHTTADFAGRHLAEPAAAGPAVEAAVRDLLRLPRPARDRYVHRWSYAHPTSAPGPTGPAGSAGSAGSAGSAGSAGSAGSAGSAGSAGSAGSAGGGRLFHLDDAGVALAGDAFGRPRVQTAWRSGRELGRALAAA, via the coding sequence ATGACGGGCAATGGTCGTACCCAGGTCGTGGTCGTCGGAGCCGGCATCGCCGGCCTCGCCTGCGCGGCCGAACTCCGCTCGGCCGGCGTGCCGGTCCGACTCCGGGAGCGTTCCCGGGTCCCCGGTGGGCGGCTGGCGAGCCGGCGGCTCGACGGGCGCCCGGCCGACCTCGGCGCCGCCTACTTCACCGTCGACGACCCCGGCTTCGCCGACCTGGTACGCCGATGGCAGGCGGCCGGACTGGCCCGCGAGTGGACCGACACCTTCGTCGCGTACGAGTGCGGCGCCGGTGGTGAACCGGCCGGCGGGCCGCGGCCGGTGCCCGGCCCGATGCGCTGGGCGGCCCCCGCCGGACTGCGGTCCCTGGCCGAGCAGCTCGCCGCCGACCTGCCGGTCGAGACCGGCGCCCCGGTCGAACGGATCGAACCCGGCCCACTCGTCGACGGCGAACCCGCCCGCGCGGTGGTGCTGGCGATGCCCGGACCCCAGGCCGCCCGGCTGCTCGACCCGCGGCTGACCGCGGCCGTGGCGGCGGCCGGCGGCCAGCGGTGGTCGCCGGTGCTCGCGGTCGTGCTGCGCTACGCCGACCGGGACTGGGCCGACTTCGACGGTGCCTTCGTCAACGGCCACCCGGTGCTCGGCGGCATCTGGGACGACGGTGCCCGGCGCGGCGACGGCGCCGCCGTGCTGGTCGCCCACACCACCGCCGACTTCGCCGGCCGGCACCTCGCCGAGCCGGCCGCCGCCGGCCCGGCCGTCGAGGCGGCGGTACGGGATCTGCTCCGGCTGCCCCGGCCCGCCCGCGACCGGTACGTCCACCGGTGGAGCTACGCGCACCCGACCAGCGCGCCCGGCCCCACCGGCCCGGCCGGCTCGGCTGGCTCGGCTGGCTCGGCTGGCTCGGCTGGCTCGGCTGGCTCGGCCGGTTCGGCCGGTTCGGCCGGTTCGGCCGGTTCGGCTGGCTCGGCCGGTGGGGGGCGGCTGTTCCACCTTGACGATGCCGGGGTGGCGCTGGCCGGCGACGCGTTCGGTCGGCCCCGGGTGCAGACCGCCTGGCGGTCCGGCCGGGAGCTCGGCCGGGCGCTCGCCGCGGCCTGA
- a CDS encoding cation:proton antiporter — MDPIDLAFALLGLGALLAGVLPRLLERQPLSMPIAFLALGMLVFALPISLPTPDPLSHPTIATHLAEVGVIVALMGAGLKIDRPLGWRRWSATWRLLAVAMPLTIAAVALLGWWWVGLAPAAALLLAAALAPTDPVLAADVQVGEPNDVEDPEDEVRFALTSEAGLNDGLAFPFVYAAMAMAAAAVAAEGPWSWVGPWATVDLAYKVGMGVVGGLAVGWLLGRLFFRVRSEALQLARHSEGFLALAATFLSYGVVEVLGGYGFLAVFVAARAIRAAERSHEYHQVLHDFAEQVERLLTVLLLLLFGGAVVSGLLAPLTWPAVGVALALIFLVRPLFGWLSLRGSPGRPAEHWVIASFGIRGVGTFYYLAYATGQEAFSQEELLWATAGLAVIVSVVVHGIAATPVMRLLDGAGRRIPRQHGAEAPVPAAEQAATGG, encoded by the coding sequence CTCGTCTTCGCGCTGCCGATCAGCCTCCCGACGCCGGATCCGCTCAGCCATCCCACCATCGCCACCCACCTCGCCGAGGTGGGGGTGATCGTCGCCCTGATGGGCGCCGGCCTGAAGATCGACCGGCCGCTCGGCTGGCGACGCTGGTCGGCGACCTGGCGGCTGCTCGCCGTCGCCATGCCGCTGACCATCGCCGCCGTGGCGCTGCTCGGCTGGTGGTGGGTCGGCCTGGCGCCGGCCGCCGCGCTGCTGCTCGCCGCCGCGCTGGCGCCGACCGATCCGGTGCTCGCCGCCGACGTGCAGGTCGGCGAGCCCAACGACGTGGAGGACCCGGAGGACGAGGTCCGGTTCGCGCTCACCTCCGAGGCCGGTCTCAACGACGGGCTGGCCTTCCCGTTCGTGTACGCGGCGATGGCGATGGCCGCCGCGGCGGTCGCGGCGGAGGGGCCCTGGTCCTGGGTCGGCCCCTGGGCGACCGTTGACCTCGCGTACAAGGTGGGCATGGGCGTGGTCGGCGGACTGGCGGTGGGATGGCTGCTCGGCCGGCTCTTCTTCCGGGTCCGGTCGGAGGCGCTGCAGTTGGCCCGCCACTCGGAGGGGTTCCTGGCGCTGGCCGCCACCTTCCTGTCGTACGGCGTGGTGGAGGTGCTCGGCGGCTACGGCTTCCTCGCGGTGTTCGTGGCCGCCCGGGCGATCCGGGCGGCCGAGCGGTCGCACGAGTACCACCAGGTGTTGCACGACTTCGCCGAGCAGGTCGAGCGGCTGCTCACGGTGCTGTTGCTGCTGCTGTTCGGCGGCGCGGTGGTGAGCGGGCTGCTCGCGCCGCTCACCTGGCCGGCGGTCGGCGTGGCGCTCGCCCTGATCTTCCTGGTCCGGCCGCTGTTCGGCTGGTTGTCGCTGCGCGGCTCGCCGGGCCGGCCGGCCGAGCACTGGGTGATCGCCTCCTTCGGCATCCGGGGCGTCGGCACCTTCTACTACCTGGCGTACGCGACCGGACAGGAGGCGTTTTCGCAGGAGGAGCTGCTCTGGGCGACGGCAGGGCTGGCCGTGATCGTCTCGGTGGTGGTGCACGGGATCGCCGCCACCCCGGTGATGCGGCTACTGGACGGCGCCGGCCGGCGGATCCCCCGGCAGCACGGCGCCGAGGCGCCGGTGCCGGCCGCTGAGCAGGCCGCCACCGGCGGCTGA